A single Theropithecus gelada isolate Dixy chromosome 7b, Tgel_1.0, whole genome shotgun sequence DNA region contains:
- the LOC112629490 gene encoding olfactory receptor 4L1: MDLKNGSLVTEFILQGFSGQWELQIFFFVTFSLIYGATVVGNILIMVTVTCSSTLHSPVYFLLGNLSFLDMCLSTATTPKMIIDLLTEHKTISVWGCMTQMFFMHFFGGAEMTLLIIMAFDRYVAICKPLHYRTLMSHRLLHGFVTLSWIIGFMHTMSQIVLTVNLPFCGHNVINNIFCDLPLVIKLACIETYTLELFVIADSGLLSFTCFILLLVSYIAILVSVPKKSSVGLSKALSTLSAHIIVVTLFFGPCIFIYAWPFSSLASNRTLAVFYTVITPLLNPIIYTLRNKKMQEAMRKLRFQYVSSA, translated from the coding sequence ATGGATCTTAAAAATGGATCTCTGGTGACCGAGTTTATTTTACAAGGATTTTCTGGACAATGGGAACtacaaattttcttctttgtgacaTTTTCCTTAATCTACGGTGCTACTGTGGTGGGAAACATTCTCATTATGGTCACAGTGACATGTAGTTCGACCCTTCATTCTCCCGTGTACTTTCTCCTTGGAAATCTCTCTTTTTTGGACATGTGTCTCTCCACTGCCACGACACCCAAGATGATCATAGATCTGCTCACTGAACACAAGACCATCTCTGTGTGGGGCTGCATGACCCAGATGTTCTTTATGCACTTCTTTGGGGGTGCTGAGATGACTCTTCTGATAATCATGGCCTTTGACAGGTATGTAGCCATATGTAAACCCCTGCACTATAGGACACTCATGAGCCACAGGCTGCTACATGGGTTTGTGACACTTTCATGGATAATTGGTTTCATGCATACCATGAGCCAGATAGTTTTAACAGTGAACTTGCCTTTCTGTGGTCACAATGTCATAAACAACATATTTTGTGATCTTCCCCTTGTGATCAAGCTTGCTTGCATTGAAACATATACCCTGGAATTATTTGTCATTGCTGACAGTGGGCTGCTCTCTTTTACTTGTTTCATCCTCTTGCTTGTTTCTTACATTGCCATCCTGGTCAGTGTACCAAAAAAATCATCAGTTGGGCTCTCCAAGGCACTGTCCACATTGTCTGCCCACATCATTGTGGTCACTCTGTTCTTTGGACCTTGTATTTTTATCTATGCTTGGCCATTCAGTAGTTTGGCAAGCAATAGAACTCTAGCTGTATTTTATACGGTTATCACACCCTTACTGAATCCAATTATTTACACcctgagaaacaagaaaatgcaaGAGGCCATGAGAAAATTGCGGTTCCAATATGTTAGTTCTGCATAG